A single genomic interval of Cucumis sativus cultivar 9930 chromosome 7, Cucumber_9930_V3, whole genome shotgun sequence harbors:
- the LOC101211016 gene encoding uncharacterized protein LOC101211016, producing the protein MWRLAAAVRRNLHNIRKSPRVADESMYGGGVDGGGRVGAVVDGDRREGNSYGFSMIYSLLRTPFSILSCFSQPHVNGVDGMWVSGEFPRISEVNHLMVSDSMRYAILM; encoded by the coding sequence ATGTGGCGGTTGGCGGCGGCAGTTAGAAGAAACCTCCACAACATAAGGAAGAGCCCACGAGTGGCAGATGAAAGCATGTACGGCGGCGGAGTTGACGGTGGCGGAAGGGTGGGGGCGGTGGTGGACGGTGACCGAAGAGAAGGTAATTCATATGGGTTTTCTATGATTTACAGCCTTCTTCGAACCCCATTTTCGATTCTGTCTTGCTTTTCTCAACCACACGTTAATGGGGTCGACGGGATGTGGGTCTCCGGCGAGTTTCCAAGAATCTCGGAAGTTAATCATCTTATGGTAAGCGACAGCATGAGATATGcaatattaatgtaa